From one Streptococcus oralis genomic stretch:
- a CDS encoding acyltransferase, with protein sequence MTAKKTKHIGIECCRIFAMLMICNLHVLGMGGILEKVDSQKDLYYIFANFLEAFSYSAVNIYILISGYVGLYSQFSYKKIFSFWVQIIFYTISITFVFAIFSKTSVNLSDWFSALTPISHGQYWYMSCYFGLVLIAPFLNQAVLTLKKEQLLPIVSGAFIYFSVIPTVFKQDILGLWGGYSVLWMILLYTIGAIIRKSNYESRFQIRNVSGFILFLTSLTFILCWLGFEQWRSYISPTVTLQGIAIFLLFLNIKDIPLTFKRIVLLISPLTLGVYLFHVHPLIFRRIIPTIHTLVEEQEFPIFVIMILVMTLALFFSGAMIEYFRNKLMAYILTLIKSVKNLKQT encoded by the coding sequence ATGACAGCAAAAAAAACTAAACACATAGGCATTGAATGTTGTAGAATTTTCGCTATGTTGATGATTTGCAACTTACATGTTTTGGGTATGGGAGGAATTTTGGAGAAAGTTGATAGTCAAAAAGATCTTTACTATATTTTTGCCAATTTTTTAGAAGCTTTCTCATATTCAGCTGTAAATATTTATATTTTAATCAGTGGGTATGTCGGTCTTTATTCACAATTTAGTTATAAAAAAATATTTAGTTTTTGGGTACAGATTATTTTCTATACTATTTCAATTACTTTTGTATTTGCTATTTTTTCAAAAACATCTGTTAACTTAAGTGATTGGTTTTCAGCTTTAACTCCAATAAGTCATGGACAGTATTGGTATATGAGTTGCTATTTTGGTTTAGTCTTAATAGCACCATTTTTGAATCAAGCAGTGTTGACATTGAAAAAAGAACAATTGCTTCCAATTGTTAGTGGAGCATTTATATACTTTTCTGTCATACCTACAGTATTTAAACAAGATATTCTGGGCTTGTGGGGTGGATATAGTGTATTATGGATGATTCTTTTGTACACTATAGGAGCAATAATTAGAAAATCAAATTACGAAAGTCGTTTTCAAATACGTAATGTTAGTGGATTCATTTTATTTCTAACTAGTTTAACTTTTATATTGTGCTGGCTTGGTTTTGAACAGTGGAGAAGTTATATTTCTCCTACGGTTACACTGCAAGGAATAGCAATATTTTTACTCTTCTTGAATATTAAAGATATTCCCTTAACTTTTAAGAGAATAGTTCTTTTAATATCTCCACTAACTTTGGGGGTTTATCTGTTTCATGTACATCCTCTTATTTTTAGAAGAATTATACCAACCATCCATACTTTAGTTGAAGAACAAGAATTTCCCATTTTTGTCATTATGATTCTAGTTATGACACTGGCCCTGTTCTTTTCTGGCGCTATGATTGAGTATTTTAGAAATAAATTAATGGCGTATATTCTTACTTTAATAAAGAGTGTTAAAAATCTTAAACAGACTTAA
- a CDS encoding NAD(P)H-dependent oxidoreductase — MKILVINGHPDKESFCQEIFRTIVENIDSNHHELESINLNEIDFDPVLRYGYRKRMEEDSFILRSQELIQWADHFIFVYPIWWSSMPSLLKGWIDRVFTPGIAYSANNQGSFIWNYLRGQQFKKLLKGKSASIYATSMAPTWWYKAFSGPISIPDSYGISVLKNAVLNHCGIKTKKVSILGELGREVNTSSTREKYLQKVAEEVKALD, encoded by the coding sequence ATGAAAATTTTAGTCATCAATGGACATCCTGACAAGGAAAGTTTCTGTCAAGAAATTTTTCGAACGATTGTAGAAAATATTGACTCAAATCATCATGAGCTTGAATCTATTAACCTAAATGAGATAGATTTTGATCCTGTATTACGTTATGGTTATCGAAAACGTATGGAAGAGGACTCTTTCATACTTCGCTCTCAGGAATTAATCCAGTGGGCAGATCATTTCATTTTTGTTTATCCAATTTGGTGGAGTAGTATGCCTAGCTTATTGAAGGGTTGGATTGATCGTGTTTTCACGCCAGGAATTGCGTACTCTGCCAATAATCAAGGAAGTTTTATTTGGAATTACTTAAGAGGTCAGCAGTTTAAAAAGTTACTAAAAGGAAAATCAGCCAGTATTTACGCAACATCCATGGCACCAACATGGTGGTACAAAGCATTCTCAGGTCCTATCAGTATCCCAGACAGTTATGGAATATCAGTATTAAAGAATGCTGTCCTAAATCACTGCGGTATTAAAACAAAGAAAGTTTCAATTTTGGGTGAGTTAGGGCGTGAGGTGAATACAAGTTCAACAAGAGAAAAGTATCTACAAAAAGTAGCTGAGGAAGTCAAGGCGTTGGATTAG
- a CDS encoding GNAT family N-acetyltransferase, with protein sequence MVYLRKLIEEDLLSLWEIAYSQSDPIWKQYDAPYYDDYQHFPNFQEFKLQKSESALNNSNRLGIFVDDKLVGTVSRYWVCKQTRWMELGICIYDKKFWNSGIGKAAMLQWIDQTFQDYLELEHLGLTTWSGNFGMMKLAEKLRMKKEAHIPKVRYYQGKYFDSIKYGVLREEWGKINEPNYQTNGNS encoded by the coding sequence ATGGTTTATTTAAGAAAACTAATAGAAGAAGATCTGTTGTCTTTGTGGGAAATTGCTTATTCACAATCTGATCCAATTTGGAAGCAGTATGATGCTCCCTATTATGACGATTATCAGCATTTTCCTAATTTTCAAGAATTTAAACTACAAAAATCAGAATCCGCTCTAAACAACTCAAATCGCCTTGGTATTTTTGTTGATGATAAACTAGTTGGGACTGTTTCGCGCTACTGGGTATGTAAACAAACAAGATGGATGGAATTGGGAATTTGTATTTATGACAAGAAATTTTGGAACTCTGGAATTGGAAAAGCTGCTATGCTACAGTGGATAGATCAGACATTTCAGGATTACTTGGAGTTGGAGCATCTTGGTTTGACAACTTGGTCAGGAAATTTTGGTATGATGAAATTGGCTGAAAAATTAAGAATGAAAAAAGAAGCTCATATTCCAAAAGTTCGTTATTACCAAGGCAAATATTTTGATAGTATTAAATATGGTGTTTTGAGAGAAGAATGGGGTAAAATAAATGAACCTAACTATCAAACAAATGGAAACTCCTGA
- a CDS encoding GNAT family N-acetyltransferase codes for MNLTIKQMETPEEIEGKSRVHWQTWREAYDDLLPAEFQETMTLERCRFFSQKYPENTLIAIDDMKVVGFISYGNFRDETIQAGEIIALYVLKDYYGKGIAQKLMKEALTTLEQFSEIFLWVLNENKRAIAFYQKMGFTFDGQEKILDLGKPITEIRMVRKKSSKSESQILVEL; via the coding sequence ATGAACCTAACTATCAAACAAATGGAAACTCCTGAGGAGATAGAAGGGAAATCCCGAGTTCATTGGCAGACATGGCGTGAGGCTTATGACGATCTTTTGCCTGCAGAATTTCAGGAGACAATGACATTAGAAAGATGTCGATTCTTTAGTCAAAAATATCCAGAAAATACATTGATTGCCATAGATGATATGAAAGTAGTTGGTTTTATCAGTTATGGAAACTTTCGTGATGAGACTATTCAAGCTGGCGAAATCATTGCCTTATATGTTTTAAAAGACTATTATGGAAAAGGTATTGCTCAGAAGTTAATGAAGGAAGCTCTGACGACTCTTGAACAGTTCTCTGAAATATTTTTATGGGTATTAAATGAGAATAAGCGAGCGATTGCTTTCTATCAAAAAATGGGTTTTACTTTTGATGGGCAAGAAAAAATACTTGACCTTGGAAAACCTATCACTGAAATTAGAATGGTACGTAAGAAATCATCAAAATCTGAGAGTCAAATACTGGTAGAATTGTGA
- a CDS encoding 8-oxo-dGTP diphosphatase codes for MSRSQKTILTNICLVEDKARGKVLMQYRSPENNRWSGYAFPGGHVENGEAFAESVIREIYEETGLTIQNPQLVGIKNWPLDTGGRYIVVCYKATEFTGNLQSSEEGEVSWVQKDQIPNLDLAYDMLPLMEMMEAPDKSEFFYRHRTEDGWEKEIF; via the coding sequence ATGTCACGTTCCCAAAAAACAATCCTAACAAACATCTGCCTTGTCGAAGATAAGGCGCGAGGTAAAGTCCTAATGCAATATCGCTCTCCTGAAAACAATCGCTGGTCTGGCTATGCCTTTCCAGGAGGTCATGTTGAGAACGGCGAGGCCTTTGCCGAGTCTGTCATTCGTGAGATTTATGAAGAAACAGGTCTAACCATTCAGAATCCACAACTAGTCGGCATTAAAAACTGGCCCTTAGATACAGGTGGGCGCTACATCGTTGTTTGCTATAAAGCGACAGAGTTTACTGGAAATCTCCAATCTTCAGAAGAAGGAGAAGTATCTTGGGTGCAAAAAGACCAGATTCCAAACTTGGATCTGGCCTATGATATGTTGCCTTTGATGGAAATGATGGAAGCACCTGACAAGTCTGAGTTCTTCTATCGCCACCGCACAGAGGACGGCTGGGAGAAAGAAATTTTCTAG
- a CDS encoding transcription repressor NadR: MTKDRKQALLKLLKEAPKALNGQTLAEHFHVTRQVIVQDIAILRADGAPILSTNRGYIYKENDASPYVHKLFKVKHELEEIGQELLAIVDNGGRVQNILIDHPVYGEIETLLKLTCRRDVQHFLEQVENSDFRPLSELTDGIHYHLVEAETQQDLHYIEEALDQLGYLVKD; the protein is encoded by the coding sequence ATGACAAAGGATCGCAAACAAGCTCTTCTCAAACTGTTAAAAGAGGCGCCAAAAGCTCTCAATGGTCAAACCTTGGCTGAACACTTTCATGTTACGCGCCAAGTCATTGTACAGGACATCGCTATTCTCCGAGCAGATGGAGCTCCTATCCTATCCACCAATCGTGGCTATATCTACAAAGAAAATGATGCCAGCCCCTACGTGCACAAACTCTTTAAAGTGAAACATGAACTGGAAGAAATCGGTCAGGAACTTCTAGCTATTGTAGATAATGGCGGACGCGTTCAAAATATCTTAATCGATCATCCCGTTTATGGCGAAATTGAAACCCTACTCAAACTCACCTGCCGCCGAGATGTCCAGCACTTTCTGGAACAAGTCGAGAATTCAGACTTTAGACCCCTTTCTGAATTGACAGATGGCATTCATTACCACCTTGTTGAAGCCGAAACGCAACAAGACCTCCACTATATCGAGGAGGCCTTGGATCAGTTAGGTTATTTAGTAAAAGACTAG
- a CDS encoding ECF transporter S component: MDIRKKTQFMTMTALLTAIAILIPIIMPFKIVIPPASYTLGSHIPIFIAMFLSPLMAAFVIIASSLGFLMAGYPMVIVLRAFSHIVFGTLGALYLKKFPETLDKPKASWIFNFVLGVVHAIAEVIACIIFYATSGTNVENMFYVLFVLVGFGTIIHSMVDYTLALAVYKVLRKRR, translated from the coding sequence ATGGATATACGGAAAAAAACGCAGTTTATGACTATGACTGCCCTACTCACTGCAATAGCGATTTTGATTCCAATCATTATGCCTTTTAAAATCGTTATCCCACCGGCTTCTTACACCTTGGGAAGTCATATCCCCATCTTTATCGCCATGTTTCTTTCGCCTTTGATGGCTGCTTTTGTGATTATTGCTTCTAGTCTCGGTTTCCTGATGGCAGGCTACCCTATGGTTATTGTCCTACGCGCCTTTTCTCACATCGTTTTTGGTACTTTGGGGGCTTTGTACTTAAAGAAATTCCCTGAAACCTTGGATAAACCAAAGGCATCTTGGATTTTTAACTTTGTTTTGGGTGTTGTTCATGCTATCGCTGAAGTAATAGCTTGTATCATCTTTTATGCTACTTCAGGGACAAATGTTGAAAATATGTTTTATGTTCTCTTTGTCCTAGTTGGTTTTGGCACAATCATCCATAGTATGGTAGACTATACATTAGCACTAGCTGTCTATAAAGTGCTTCGAAAACGTCGCTAA
- a CDS encoding ECF transporter S component yields MNKRSNIAPIAIFFAVMLVIHFLSSLLFNLFPFPIKPTIVHIPVIIASIIYGPRVGVTLGFLMGLLSLTVNTITILPTSYLFSPFVPNGNIYSAIIAIVPRILIGLTPYLVYKLMKNKTGLILAGALGSLTNTVFVLGGIFFLFGNVFDGNIQKLLATVISTNSIAELVISAVLTVAIVPRLQTLKK; encoded by the coding sequence ATGAACAAACGCTCTAACATTGCCCCAATTGCTATCTTTTTTGCAGTTATGCTCGTTATCCACTTTTTGAGCTCTCTCCTATTTAATCTTTTCCCATTTCCAATTAAACCAACTATCGTTCATATTCCAGTAATCATTGCTAGTATCATTTACGGCCCACGAGTTGGTGTTACACTTGGTTTCTTGATGGGACTGCTAAGCTTAACGGTAAACACGATTACCATCCTTCCAACCAGCTACCTCTTCTCACCATTCGTACCGAACGGAAACATCTATTCTGCGATTATTGCTATTGTCCCTCGCATTTTGATCGGTCTGACACCTTACTTGGTATATAAACTGATGAAAAATAAAACTGGGCTAATCCTAGCTGGTGCCCTTGGTTCCCTTACCAACACCGTCTTTGTCCTTGGGGGAATCTTCTTCCTTTTTGGAAATGTCTTCGACGGCAATATCCAAAAACTCCTAGCAACCGTTATTTCTACAAACTCAATTGCCGAGCTTGTCATTTCTGCTGTTCTAACAGTAGCAATTGTCCCACGTTTACAAACCTTGAAGAAATAA
- the coaC gene encoding phosphopantothenoylcysteine decarboxylase, which translates to MANILIAVTGSIASYKSADLVSSLKKQGHHVTVLMTEAAREFIQPLTLQVLSQNPVHLDVMKEPYPDQVNHIELGKRTDLFIVVPATANTIAKLAHGFADNMVTSTALALPSHIPKLLAPAMNTKMYDHPATQANLKTLETYGYQIISPKESLLACGDHGKGALADLNTILERIKETLDEQTL; encoded by the coding sequence ATGGCAAATATTCTCATTGCAGTGACAGGTTCCATTGCCTCCTATAAATCAGCTGACCTGGTCAGTTCTTTGAAAAAACAAGGCCATCATGTCACTGTCTTAATGACCGAGGCAGCGAGAGAGTTTATCCAGCCTTTGACACTACAGGTACTCTCACAGAATCCAGTTCACCTTGATGTCATGAAGGAACCCTATCCTGATCAAGTCAATCATATCGAACTAGGTAAAAGAACTGATCTTTTTATCGTTGTCCCTGCTACTGCTAATACCATTGCCAAACTTGCGCACGGTTTTGCGGATAACATGGTGACAAGCACAGCGCTTGCCCTACCAAGTCACATCCCTAAACTCTTAGCGCCAGCCATGAATACAAAAATGTATGACCATCCGGCAACCCAGGCTAATCTAAAAACATTAGAGACCTATGGTTATCAGATTATCTCTCCAAAGGAATCTCTACTAGCCTGTGGCGATCACGGCAAAGGCGCCCTAGCTGACCTGAATACTATATTAGAAAGAATAAAGGAAACCCTCGATGAACAAACGCTCTAA
- the coaB gene encoding phosphopantothenate--cysteine ligase has product MKILVTSGGTSEAIDSVRSITNHSTGRLGKIITETLLAAGHEVCLITTKRALKPEAHPNLSIREIDNTNDLLIVMQKLVKEYQVLIHSMAVSDYTPVYMTGLEEVQASSNLEEFLSKQNHQTKISSTDEVQVLFLKKTPKIISLVKDWNPSIHLIGFKLLVDVTEDHLIEVARQSLIKNQADLIIANDLTQISADQHRAIFVENDHLQTVQTKEEIAELLLEKIQTYHS; this is encoded by the coding sequence ATGAAAATTTTAGTCACATCGGGCGGTACCAGTGAAGCTATTGATAGTGTCCGCTCTATTACTAACCATTCTACAGGTCGCTTGGGGAAAATCATCACAGAAACCTTGCTTGCTGCGGGGCATGAAGTTTGTTTGATAACGACAAAACGAGCTTTAAAGCCAGAAGCTCATCCCAACCTAAGCATTCGAGAAATTGATAATACCAACGACCTTCTAATTGTGATGCAAAAACTTGTTAAGGAATATCAGGTCTTAATCCACTCAATGGCTGTGTCTGACTACACTCCTGTTTATATGACGGGACTTGAGGAAGTTCAGGCTAGCTCTAATTTAGAAGAATTTTTAAGCAAGCAGAATCATCAGACTAAGATTTCTTCAACTGATGAAGTTCAGGTTTTGTTCCTTAAAAAGACTCCAAAAATCATCTCTCTAGTCAAAGACTGGAATCCTTCTATCCATCTGATTGGTTTCAAACTGTTGGTTGATGTTACTGAGGATCATCTTATTGAAGTTGCTAGACAGAGTCTTATCAAGAACCAAGCAGACTTGATCATTGCAAATGACCTGACTCAAATTTCAGCAGATCAGCATCGCGCAATCTTTGTTGAGAATGATCATCTTCAAACTGTTCAAACCAAAGAGGAAATTGCAGAACTCCTCCTTGAAAAAATTCAAACCTATCATTCATAG
- a CDS encoding formate--tetrahydrofolate ligase yields MKTDIEIAQSIELKPIVDVVEKLGISYDDLELYGKYKAKLSFDKIRAVESNPVGKLILVTAINPTPAGEGKSTITIGLADALNKIGKKTMIAIREPSLGPVMGIKGGAAGGGYAQVLPMEDINLHFTGDMHAITTANNALSAMIDNHLHQGNELGIDQRRILWKRVVDLNDRALRHVTVGLGGPLNGIPREDGFDITVASEIMAILCLATDIEDLKRRLANIVIGYRYDRTPVSVGDLQVEGALALILKDAIKPNLVQTIYGTPAFVHGGPFANIAHGCNSVLATSTALRLADYTVTEAGFGADLGAEKFLDIKTPNLPTSPDAVVIVATLRALKMNGGVAKDALTEENVEAVRSGFDNLKRHVENIRKFGIPAVVAINEFVSDTEAEIAALKELCASINVPVELASVWADGAEGGVALAETLVNTISENPANYTRLYDNDLSVQEKIEKIVTEIYRGSKVNFEKKAQTQIAQIVQNGWDKLPICMAKTQYSFSDNPNALGAPENFEITIRELVPKLGAGFIVALTGDVMTMPGLPKRPAALNMDVESDGTVLGLF; encoded by the coding sequence ATGAAAACAGATATTGAAATCGCACAGAGCATTGAGTTAAAGCCAATCGTTGATGTTGTTGAGAAACTTGGTATTTCTTACGACGATTTGGAATTGTACGGGAAGTACAAGGCTAAGCTCAGCTTTGATAAAATTCGTGCAGTTGAGAGCAATCCAGTTGGGAAATTGATCTTGGTTACTGCCATCAATCCAACACCAGCAGGTGAAGGGAAATCAACTATTACCATTGGTCTGGCAGACGCCTTGAACAAGATTGGTAAGAAAACCATGATTGCTATTCGCGAACCGTCTCTTGGCCCAGTCATGGGGATTAAGGGTGGTGCAGCCGGTGGTGGTTATGCCCAAGTGTTGCCAATGGAGGACATCAACCTTCACTTTACCGGGGATATGCATGCCATTACAACTGCTAACAATGCTCTTTCTGCTATGATTGACAACCACTTGCACCAAGGGAATGAGTTGGGTATTGACCAACGTCGTATCCTCTGGAAACGTGTTGTGGACTTGAATGACCGTGCTCTTCGTCATGTGACTGTTGGCCTTGGTGGTCCTCTAAATGGTATTCCACGTGAGGATGGTTTCGATATTACCGTCGCTTCTGAAATTATGGCCATTCTTTGCTTGGCAACGGACATTGAGGACTTGAAACGCCGTTTGGCGAATATCGTTATCGGTTATCGCTATGATCGTACACCTGTTTCTGTAGGTGATTTACAGGTTGAGGGTGCTTTAGCATTGATTTTGAAAGATGCTATTAAGCCAAACTTGGTTCAGACAATTTACGGTACACCTGCCTTTGTACATGGTGGTCCATTTGCCAATATCGCTCATGGATGCAACTCAGTTTTGGCAACAAGCACAGCCCTTCGCTTGGCTGATTATACTGTTACTGAAGCTGGTTTTGGTGCAGACCTTGGTGCTGAGAAATTCCTTGACATTAAGACACCAAACTTGCCAACTTCTCCAGATGCAGTAGTCATCGTCGCAACCCTTCGTGCCCTTAAGATGAATGGTGGTGTAGCTAAGGACGCTTTGACAGAGGAAAATGTAGAAGCAGTTCGTTCAGGTTTTGATAACTTGAAACGCCACGTTGAGAACATCCGTAAGTTTGGTATTCCAGCAGTTGTTGCGATTAATGAATTTGTTTCTGATACAGAGGCTGAAATCGCAGCCTTGAAGGAACTTTGTGCTTCTATCAATGTGCCAGTTGAGTTGGCTAGTGTCTGGGCTGATGGCGCAGAAGGAGGCGTAGCACTTGCCGAAACACTTGTCAATACAATCTCAGAAAATCCAGCTAACTACACACGTCTTTATGACAATGACCTTTCTGTCCAAGAAAAGATTGAAAAGATTGTTACTGAAATCTACCGTGGTAGCAAAGTGAACTTTGAGAAGAAAGCTCAAACGCAAATTGCCCAAATCGTTCAAAACGGTTGGGACAAATTGCCAATCTGTATGGCGAAAACTCAGTACAGTTTCTCTGATAATCCAAATGCACTTGGAGCACCAGAAAACTTTGAAATTACCATTCGTGAATTGGTACCAAAATTAGGTGCAGGCTTCATCGTTGCCCTAACTGGTGATGTCATGACCATGCCAGGACTTCCAAAACGTCCAGCCGCTCTTAATATGGATGTTGAAAGTGACGGGACCGTTCTAGGTTTGTTCTAG
- the pcrA gene encoding DNA helicase PcrA, which produces MNALLNGMNDRQAEAVQTTEGPLLIMAGAGSGKTRVLTHRIAYLIDEKMVNPWNILAITFTNKAAREMKERAYGLNPATQDCLIATFHSMCVRILRRDADHIGYNRNFTIVDPGEQRTLMKRILKQLNLDPKKWNERTILGTISNAKNDLIDDVAYAAQAGDMYTQIVAQCYTAYQKELRQSESVDFDDLIMLTLRLFDQNPDVLTYYQQKFQYIHVDEYQDTNHAQYQLVKLLASRFKNICVVGDADQSIYGWRGADMQNILDFEKDYPNAKVVLLEENYRSTKTILQAANDVIKNNQNRRPKNLWTQNADGEQIIYYRANDEQDEAVFVAKTIDELGRTQNFLHKDFAVLYRTNAQSRTIEEALLKSNIPYTMVGGTKFYSRKEIRDIIAYLNLIANLSDNISFERIINEPKRGIGPGTVEKIRDFANMQDMSMLDASANIMLSGIKGKAAQSIWDFANMILDLREQLDQLTITELVEAVLEKTGYVEILNAQATLESKARVENIEEFLSVTKNFDDNPDSQEEETGLDKLSRFLNDLALIADTDSGSQETSEVTLMTLHAAKGLEFPVVFIIGMEENVFPLSRAAEDPDELEEERRLAYVGITRAEKILYLTNANSRLLFGRTNYNRPTRFINEISSDLLDYQGLARPANTSFKASYSSGGIAFGQGMSLAQALQERKRKAAPSSIQSSGLPFGQFTAGNKKDSSDTNWSIGDIALHKKWGKGTVLEVSGSGDTQELKINFPDVGLKKLLASVAPIEKKI; this is translated from the coding sequence ATGAACGCATTATTGAATGGAATGAATGACCGTCAAGCTGAGGCGGTGCAAACGACAGAAGGCCCCTTGTTAATCATGGCGGGGGCTGGTTCTGGGAAGACTCGTGTTTTAACTCACAGAATCGCCTACTTGATTGATGAAAAGATGGTCAATCCTTGGAATATCTTGGCCATTACCTTTACCAATAAGGCAGCACGTGAGATGAAGGAGCGTGCTTATGGTCTTAATCCAGCAACCCAGGATTGCCTGATTGCGACTTTTCACTCCATGTGTGTTCGTATTCTGCGTCGGGATGCGGATCATATCGGCTACAATCGTAATTTCACTATTGTAGATCCTGGTGAACAGCGTACCCTCATGAAACGAATCCTCAAGCAATTAAACTTGGACCCTAAAAAATGGAATGAACGAACAATTTTGGGGACTATTTCCAATGCTAAGAATGACTTGATTGATGATGTGGCTTATGCTGCCCAGGCTGGTGATATGTACACGCAAATCGTAGCTCAGTGTTATACAGCTTATCAAAAGGAGCTTCGTCAGTCTGAGTCCGTTGACTTTGATGATTTGATTATGCTGACCCTCCGTCTCTTTGATCAAAATCCTGACGTCTTGACCTACTATCAGCAGAAGTTCCAGTACATTCATGTTGATGAGTACCAAGATACCAACCATGCCCAGTATCAATTGGTCAAACTCTTGGCTTCACGCTTTAAAAATATCTGCGTTGTCGGTGATGCGGACCAGTCTATCTACGGTTGGCGTGGGGCTGATATGCAGAATATCTTGGATTTTGAGAAAGATTACCCTAACGCCAAGGTCGTTTTGCTAGAAGAAAATTATCGTTCAACAAAAACCATTCTCCAAGCAGCCAATGACGTCATCAAAAACAATCAAAATCGCCGCCCCAAAAATCTCTGGACCCAGAATGCTGATGGTGAGCAGATTATTTACTATCGTGCAAATGACGAACAGGATGAGGCTGTTTTTGTAGCCAAAACCATTGATGAACTTGGTCGAACTCAAAACTTCCTCCACAAGGATTTTGCGGTTCTTTATCGGACTAATGCACAATCCCGTACTATTGAGGAGGCCCTCCTAAAGTCCAATATTCCTTATACTATGGTCGGCGGGACCAAGTTCTACAGCCGTAAGGAAATCCGTGATATTATAGCCTACCTTAATCTCATTGCCAATCTGAGTGACAATATCAGTTTTGAGCGCATTATTAACGAACCTAAACGCGGAATCGGCCCAGGAACCGTTGAGAAAATTCGCGACTTTGCGAATATGCAAGATATGTCTATGCTAGACGCTTCAGCCAATATTATGTTGTCAGGCATCAAAGGTAAGGCAGCCCAGTCTATCTGGGATTTTGCCAATATGATTTTGGATTTGCGGGAACAACTGGATCAATTAACCATCACAGAGTTAGTTGAAGCGGTTCTTGAAAAAACAGGTTATGTGGAAATTCTTAATGCCCAAGCGACCTTGGAAAGCAAGGCGCGGGTTGAAAATATTGAAGAGTTCCTATCTGTTACCAAGAACTTTGATGACAATCCTGATAGTCAGGAAGAGGAAACAGGTTTAGATAAACTCAGTCGTTTCTTGAATGACTTGGCTTTGATTGCAGACACGGATTCGGGAAGCCAGGAGACATCTGAGGTAACTTTGATGACACTCCATGCAGCTAAGGGACTTGAATTCCCAGTTGTCTTTATCATTGGGATGGAGGAAAATGTCTTTCCACTTAGTCGTGCAGCAGAAGATCCGGATGAACTGGAAGAGGAACGCCGTTTGGCCTATGTAGGTATCACGCGCGCGGAGAAAATCCTCTATCTGACCAATGCCAACTCACGCTTGCTTTTTGGGCGTACCAACTACAATCGTCCGACTCGTTTCATTAACGAAATTAGTTCAGACTTACTTGACTATCAAGGCTTGGCTCGACCAGCGAATACTAGCTTTAAGGCTTCTTATAGCAGTGGTGGGATTGCTTTCGGTCAAGGTATGAGCTTAGCTCAGGCCCTTCAAGAACGAAAACGCAAGGCTGCACCAAGCTCTATCCAGTCAAGTGGCCTTCCATTTGGACAGTTTACAGCCGGAAATAAAAAAGATTCAAGCGATACTAACTGGTCTATTGGAGATATTGCACTTCACAAGAAATGGGGCAAGGGTACTGTTCTGGAAGTCTCTGGTAGCGGTGATACTCAGGAACTAAAAATCAATTTCCCAGATGTAGGGCTGAAAAAACTCCTAGCCAGTGTAGCCCCAATTGAGAAAAAAATCTAA